The following is a genomic window from Candidatus Methanomethylicota archaeon.
ATGGCTACTAGGTACATTGTGGATATCAGATAATCGGGTAGTATGTTTTCTGCCTTAAAGATATATGACACATTAATCCAATGAATGAAGCCAAAGGCCACAATAGACATAGAAATAGTATAAAGCCAGAAAACATCGTTGAGAACAGCTCCACTCTTTGAAAGTGGAATAGCCTTCTCAGCTGCCTTAACCCTAGGATATTTCATATATGCACCCAAGAGAAATAGTATAGAAGCCATTGCTGGCAACGCTAATACTAGAAAAGCCAATGCGTAACTATTGCTTCTAAAGAGTACCACTGAAACTATTAAAGGCCCTAAAACTGCTCCTGCTTGATCAAGAGCTTCATGAAGCCCAAAAGCTTTACCCCTACCAATCTCCTCAGTAACTTCCGATAATATAACATCTCTAGTAGGTGTTCTCAACCCCTTACCCATCCTCTCTAAGAATATGAGAAGGATTGCTATTTGCCATTGGCCGGAGAAGGCTAGGAGGGGGACAACCATCAAATTTAATATATAACCCATAAATGTTAATCCCCAATAACCCTTACTTGACTTAAAATATCCTGCCAAAATACCACTAACAAATCTCATGATGTACCCTAAAAACTCACCAATACTGGCTAGGCTTGCAAAAACAGCGGTGGCGCTAAGCACTTCTAAATATGCTCCAGAAATCGACCTAGCCCCCTCATAAGTCATATCAGCGAAAAGAGAGACTAGGGATAACAAGATAAACGTTATTAAAGACGCCCTACTTAAATCTCGAAAACCCAT
Proteins encoded in this region:
- a CDS encoding MFS transporter, coding for MGFRDLSRASLITFILLSLVSLFADMTYEGARSISGAYLEVLSATAVFASLASIGEFLGYIMRFVSGILAGYFKSSKGYWGLTFMGYILNLMVVPLLAFSGQWQIAILLIFLERMGKGLRTPTRDVILSEVTEEIGRGKAFGLHEALDQAGAVLGPLIVSVVLFRSNSYALAFLVLALPAMASILFLLGAYMKYPRVKAAEKAIPLSKSGAVLNDVFWLYTISMSIVAFGFIHWINVSYIFKAENILPDYLISTMYLVAMLVDGLLAFPVGLIYDKIGLVSLLITPVSAALIVPMIFMKSFVSVLFASIFWGAVMGIYESTARAAIADILPPEGRAYGYGVFGLFYGTAWMSGTIAYGYLYQNLTSYLSLFTISIESIALIILLITVKRFKDFRSK